TCACCATCCTGTCCCAGCCGCAGAGCGATTTCATCAGCCTCACGGATATAGCCCGCTTCAAAGACCGCGAGCGGACCGACTACATCATCCAGAACTGGCTGCGCAATCGGAACACCATCGAATTTCTGGGCGTCTGGGAGCAGTTGAACAACCCCGCTTTTAATCCCATCGAATTCGATGGGATTAGAAAACAGGCCGGTCTCAACAGCTTCATTCTCACAGCCAGCCGCTGGATTGCCGCCACCCATGCCATCGGGCTAAT
Above is a window of Verrucomicrobiota bacterium DNA encoding:
- a CDS encoding KilA-N domain-containing protein, translated to MSKPKKSIIEVRSAAITILSQPQSDFISLTDIARFKDRERTDYIIQNWLRNRNTIEFLGVWEQLNNPAFNPIEFDGIRKQAGLNSFILTASRWIAATHAIGLISQAGRYGGTYAHPKKQSRN